One genomic window of Cupriavidus sp. P-10 includes the following:
- a CDS encoding amidase, with protein sequence MTTNAFVSRFSIGGTGPTVAIKDSIDVAGWRTVAGCKALAEVPPATEHAEVVSRLIEAGWNIVGKTTMHELAFGISGINEFAGTPVNAQAPDRIPGGSSSGSAAAVAAGEVEIALGTDTGGSIRMPAACCGVVGLKPTFGRISRHGVHPLESSLDCVGPIARSVQGIAMAMAVIAPDFDAARAQGMGRTVRLGLVDGIQAEPGIRDAIAAALKLAGIDVRPVSLDDIDLAYQAGMQVINDETWAAFGHLASHGGLQDDVRKRLFAARSVSRADLDRAEQVRREFTAQVDAALAQVDALVLPTLPELPPTLATVREGAPILGLTSLIRPFNLSGHPALTLPVPVAGTAVRAGLQLVGRKHDDEALCAIAACLERALQQSPQFKET encoded by the coding sequence ATGACCACGAACGCCTTTGTTTCCCGCTTTTCCATCGGCGGCACCGGCCCGACGGTGGCGATCAAGGATTCCATCGACGTGGCCGGATGGCGTACCGTGGCCGGCTGCAAGGCCCTCGCCGAAGTGCCGCCCGCCACGGAGCACGCCGAGGTGGTTTCGCGGTTGATCGAAGCCGGCTGGAATATCGTCGGCAAGACCACGATGCACGAGTTGGCGTTCGGCATCTCGGGGATCAACGAGTTTGCCGGCACGCCGGTCAATGCCCAGGCTCCCGACCGCATTCCGGGTGGGTCGTCAAGCGGCAGCGCGGCGGCCGTCGCCGCCGGCGAAGTGGAGATCGCATTGGGCACCGACACAGGCGGCTCGATCCGGATGCCCGCGGCATGCTGCGGCGTGGTGGGACTCAAGCCCACATTCGGTCGCATCAGCCGCCATGGTGTCCACCCCTTGGAGTCATCACTCGACTGTGTGGGTCCGATTGCGCGCTCGGTGCAGGGCATCGCCATGGCAATGGCGGTGATCGCACCAGACTTCGATGCGGCGCGTGCACAGGGCATGGGCCGGACTGTGCGGCTCGGGCTGGTTGATGGCATACAAGCCGAGCCGGGCATCCGTGACGCCATTGCCGCGGCCCTGAAACTGGCCGGTATCGACGTGCGGCCAGTCAGCCTCGATGACATCGATCTCGCCTATCAGGCTGGCATGCAGGTCATCAATGACGAGACGTGGGCAGCCTTCGGTCACCTCGCAAGCCACGGCGGTTTGCAGGACGACGTGCGCAAGCGTCTGTTCGCAGCCCGTTCGGTAAGCCGGGCCGACCTGGACCGGGCGGAGCAGGTGCGGCGCGAGTTCACCGCGCAGGTGGATGCGGCACTGGCTCAGGTCGATGCACTGGTCCTTCCAACGTTGCCCGAGCTGCCACCGACGCTGGCCACCGTGCGGGAAGGTGCGCCGATCCTGGGCCTGACATCGCTGATACGGCCCTTCAACCTTAGCGGACACCCCGCATTGACCTTGCCAGTCCCGGTCGCCGGGACGGCGGTGCGAGCCGGTTTGCAGCTAGTGGGCCGCAAGCACGACGACGAAGCGCTTTGCGCGATTGCAGCATGCCTGGAGCGGGCCTTGCAGCAGTCGCCTCAATTCAAGGAGACCTGA
- a CDS encoding nuclear transport factor 2 family protein, which yields MQATNERSDHLVALSHRLSVLEAEAAARRVMSRYMSLCDVPAPADADAYELEALFAHDAVWEGVGGLYASSFGKHIGPLAIGAFLRSYLPPSAHFRRNVHFLTSESLDAQPARVNGHWIMQQVSTYADGGSEWISARLAVVLVRHSDGRWLIREFRTERLASLPLAAQEAA from the coding sequence ATGCAAGCCACCAACGAACGCAGCGATCACCTGGTCGCGCTCTCGCACCGGCTGTCGGTGCTCGAAGCCGAAGCCGCGGCCAGGCGCGTGATGTCGCGCTATATGTCGCTGTGCGATGTCCCCGCCCCGGCCGATGCCGACGCTTACGAACTCGAGGCGCTGTTCGCCCACGACGCCGTCTGGGAAGGTGTAGGCGGACTGTATGCCAGCAGCTTTGGCAAGCACATCGGACCGCTGGCGATCGGCGCCTTCCTGCGCAGCTATCTGCCGCCTTCCGCGCATTTCAGGCGCAATGTCCACTTCCTCACCAGCGAGTCGCTGGATGCGCAACCGGCGCGGGTGAACGGGCATTGGATCATGCAGCAGGTCTCGACATACGCCGATGGCGGCTCCGAGTGGATTTCCGCCAGGCTGGCGGTCGTGCTGGTGCGGCACAGCGACGGCAGGTGGCTGATCCGGGAGTTCCGCACGGAACGGCTGGCATCCCTGCCACTGGCAGCGCAGGAGGCGGCATGA
- a CDS encoding acyl-CoA dehydrogenase family protein: MLHVTANGQCLEAQPHLGTEIAEVHADTNVTLEQVLADIRVRREEFDAKRHVPRDMIAQLKHVGVYRAATPRCFGGSGMAPANFLKLIERISAADASAGWVASFGSAAVYLAALPRETLAELYADGPDVAFAGGLFPIQPATRVEGGYRVNGLWKFASGCKGADILGVGIGAAEGGKPRTAVLRPCDVEVVENWEVIGLRGTGSHDLRVSDKFVPEAWTFVRGGAPTIEEPLYRYPSIAYAAQVLAVVNLGVARAALDDVSEMAGGRTGITGAPRMADRAYLRIAVAKAEAELRSAQAFFYDATDAAWRSILQGDNVSPDQTSMLRLSAVQAARAGANAVQAAYMLAGTAAIYDGHPLQRYLRDAMVVTQHAFLGEGHYDGAGAVFLGVPPMPGYV, encoded by the coding sequence ATGCTGCACGTCACTGCTAACGGGCAATGTCTGGAAGCCCAACCCCATCTCGGCACCGAGATTGCCGAGGTTCATGCAGACACCAATGTAACGCTGGAGCAGGTCCTGGCCGACATCAGGGTGCGCCGTGAGGAGTTCGACGCGAAGCGTCACGTGCCGCGCGACATGATCGCGCAGCTCAAGCATGTCGGCGTTTATCGCGCCGCCACGCCGCGCTGCTTTGGCGGCAGCGGGATGGCGCCGGCAAATTTCCTCAAGCTGATCGAGCGGATTTCCGCTGCCGACGCATCCGCTGGCTGGGTCGCGAGCTTTGGCAGTGCCGCGGTGTACCTGGCCGCCTTGCCCCGCGAGACGCTGGCAGAACTCTACGCCGACGGACCCGACGTGGCCTTTGCCGGCGGGCTGTTCCCGATCCAGCCGGCGACCAGGGTCGAAGGCGGCTATCGGGTGAATGGCCTGTGGAAGTTCGCCAGCGGCTGCAAGGGGGCAGACATCCTCGGCGTCGGCATCGGTGCGGCAGAGGGCGGCAAGCCGCGCACTGCGGTGCTGCGCCCGTGCGACGTCGAGGTTGTCGAGAACTGGGAGGTTATCGGTCTGCGCGGCACCGGCAGCCATGACCTCCGCGTCAGCGACAAGTTCGTTCCCGAGGCGTGGACCTTTGTCCGCGGCGGAGCGCCGACCATCGAGGAGCCGCTGTATCGCTATCCGTCGATTGCCTACGCGGCGCAAGTGCTGGCGGTGGTGAACCTGGGCGTGGCACGCGCCGCGCTGGATGACGTATCGGAAATGGCCGGCGGGCGCACCGGCATTACCGGCGCCCCCAGGATGGCGGACCGCGCCTACCTGCGGATCGCAGTTGCCAAGGCGGAGGCGGAACTGCGCAGCGCGCAGGCGTTCTTCTATGACGCCACGGACGCGGCATGGCGGTCGATTCTCCAGGGCGACAACGTGTCGCCGGACCAGACCAGCATGCTGCGGCTGTCAGCAGTCCAGGCGGCTCGCGCCGGCGCCAATGCAGTCCAGGCCGCCTACATGCTCGCCGGTACTGCGGCCATCTACGACGGCCATCCGCTGCAGCGCTACCTGCGTGACGCCATGGTGGTGACACAGCACGCCTTCCTGGGTGAAGGCCACTACGACGGCGCTGGCGCGGTGTTCCTCGGCGTGCCGCCGATGCCTGGATACGTCTGA
- a CDS encoding two-component system sensor histidine kinase NtrB has protein sequence MYQFGKDDFFRMVEALTLRIILHDAETKSILWANQAARDALGFTLEEFPALKAPDMTSSAEKYRREVGLRWLDEAASTGQCTIEWCYRAKNGAEILSEAIATRVALDNQDVLMVQFRDISAEEALKRELRRVESRLKEFMQDLAEGVIVVDSLGEVAYVSESGCRILERAQAEIVGTRFDGWCETPVLPLLRDHASRDKPGHDAFSVRYRLRVGSGDYRWHQATARHIDIEDDVSGYLVLFRDITKQVEAESLERERERQIEYLARYNAMGEMAMTIAHEISQPLSASRNFIEGASMRLAMNRDDPAPISFGLQQAARQIEHASLIIKSMREYVVKLEQAETLIDLNAIVRDSLYFISLKCADANVSMQLDLDTSALPVSCEKVLIGQVIMNIAFNAIEEMSALDEGRRSLRIETRTSGERALVAIHDLGRGLPHADRERIFDGFFSGKPGGNGIGLALCKSIVSRHRGDIWAQNREPFGTTFAFSLPLCQGHGQGSNRAAP, from the coding sequence ATGTATCAGTTCGGCAAAGACGATTTTTTCCGCATGGTCGAGGCGCTAACGCTGCGGATCATCCTGCACGACGCCGAGACCAAGTCGATCCTGTGGGCGAACCAGGCGGCGCGGGATGCATTGGGCTTCACTCTTGAGGAGTTTCCCGCACTAAAGGCGCCGGATATGACGAGCAGTGCCGAGAAGTACCGACGGGAGGTCGGTCTGCGATGGCTGGATGAAGCCGCCAGCACTGGCCAGTGCACCATCGAGTGGTGCTATCGCGCCAAGAACGGCGCCGAGATCCTGTCGGAAGCCATCGCCACGCGCGTCGCGCTGGACAACCAGGACGTGCTCATGGTCCAGTTCCGCGACATATCGGCCGAGGAGGCGCTCAAGCGCGAGCTTCGGCGCGTCGAGAGCCGCCTGAAGGAATTCATGCAGGACCTCGCCGAAGGTGTGATCGTGGTCGATTCGCTGGGAGAAGTGGCCTATGTCAGCGAATCGGGATGCCGCATCCTGGAGCGCGCACAGGCAGAGATCGTAGGCACCCGGTTTGACGGCTGGTGTGAGACCCCGGTGCTGCCATTGCTGCGCGATCATGCCTCGCGGGACAAGCCTGGCCATGACGCGTTCTCGGTCCGCTACCGCTTGCGGGTCGGCAGCGGTGACTACCGCTGGCACCAGGCGACCGCGCGCCACATCGATATCGAAGACGACGTCAGCGGATATCTCGTGCTGTTCCGCGACATCACCAAGCAGGTCGAAGCCGAGTCACTCGAACGCGAGCGCGAACGCCAGATCGAATACCTGGCCCGCTACAACGCCATGGGTGAAATGGCCATGACGATCGCACACGAGATCAGCCAGCCGCTCTCCGCGTCGCGCAATTTTATCGAGGGCGCCAGCATGCGTTTGGCGATGAACCGCGATGACCCTGCCCCGATTTCGTTCGGCCTTCAGCAGGCGGCACGCCAGATTGAGCATGCGTCGCTGATCATCAAGAGCATGCGCGAGTACGTCGTGAAGCTGGAGCAGGCCGAGACGCTGATCGATCTCAACGCCATCGTGCGCGACAGCCTTTACTTCATTTCTCTCAAATGCGCAGACGCCAATGTCAGCATGCAACTGGATCTCGACACCTCTGCGCTGCCCGTAAGCTGCGAGAAAGTGCTGATCGGCCAGGTCATCATGAATATCGCATTCAACGCCATTGAGGAAATGAGCGCACTGGATGAGGGCCGGCGCTCGCTGCGCATCGAGACGCGCACAAGCGGAGAGCGTGCCCTGGTGGCGATCCACGACCTCGGCCGCGGGTTACCCCATGCCGACCGCGAACGGATCTTCGATGGGTTCTTCTCGGGCAAGCCGGGCGGAAACGGCATTGGCCTGGCGCTGTGCAAGAGTATCGTGTCCCGGCACCGAGGAGATATCTGGGCGCAGAACCGCGAGCCCTTCGGCACCACCTTCGCCTTCTCCCTCCCCCTCTGCCAGGGGCATGGGCAAGGCAGCAATCGCGCCGCACCGTAA
- a CDS encoding response regulator transcription factor: MTAPTAIVYIVDDDKELRASLAWLLETVSVHAECFASAKAFLEAYDPSRPACLVLDVRMPETSGFQLQQVLNERGTTLPTIFVSAHGDIPMSVRALQNGAIDFVEKPYNPQQMLERIQDALRRAVQLHDCTEQRNRIRAKLEKLTVREREILRRVLDGKASKVIADELHISVKTVDVHRTKIREKLDVASTATLVREVMEVWPADSVN, translated from the coding sequence ATGACCGCCCCCACCGCCATCGTTTATATCGTCGACGACGACAAGGAGCTGCGCGCTTCGCTGGCATGGCTTCTGGAAACCGTCTCGGTGCATGCCGAATGCTTCGCCAGTGCGAAGGCGTTTCTTGAAGCGTATGACCCTTCGCGGCCAGCCTGCCTGGTTCTCGATGTGCGGATGCCCGAGACAAGTGGCTTCCAGCTTCAGCAGGTTCTGAACGAGCGGGGAACGACGCTACCGACTATTTTTGTCTCGGCGCACGGTGACATCCCGATGTCCGTGAGGGCCCTGCAGAACGGGGCCATAGATTTTGTGGAGAAGCCGTATAACCCGCAGCAAATGCTCGAGCGCATCCAGGATGCGCTGAGGCGCGCGGTGCAATTGCATGACTGCACGGAACAGCGCAATCGCATTCGCGCCAAGCTGGAGAAGCTGACCGTGCGCGAGCGGGAAATCCTGCGGCGCGTGCTGGACGGCAAGGCCAGCAAGGTGATTGCCGACGAACTTCACATCAGCGTCAAGACCGTCGACGTCCATCGCACCAAGATCCGGGAGAAGCTCGATGTCGCGAGCACGGCAACGCTGGTGCGCGAAGTGATGGAGGTGTGGCCGGCAGATTCCGTGAATTAA
- the hpaC gene encoding 4-hydroxyphenylacetate 3-monooxygenase, reductase component, producing the protein MTAISQAEFRQAMAHLPASVNIITSQGQAGRCGITASAVCSVTDSPPTILVCVNRASASHPIFKSNGRLCVNVLTSEQEDLAKHFAGMTQVPMEERFAWDIWDAAPEDQPALRDALVQLHGTISDYKDVGSHSVIFITLDRVDVRDEGDSLVYFNRDFHRVQRNRAAQRSPSRTA; encoded by the coding sequence ATGACCGCAATCAGCCAAGCAGAATTCCGCCAAGCCATGGCCCACCTCCCGGCGTCTGTCAACATCATCACATCCCAGGGCCAGGCCGGCCGATGCGGCATCACAGCCAGCGCCGTGTGCTCGGTAACCGACTCGCCGCCCACGATCCTCGTTTGCGTGAATCGTGCCAGCGCATCCCACCCCATCTTTAAAAGCAATGGCCGGCTGTGTGTGAACGTGTTGACCAGTGAGCAGGAAGATCTGGCCAAGCACTTCGCCGGCATGACGCAGGTGCCCATGGAAGAGCGCTTCGCGTGGGACATCTGGGATGCAGCGCCCGAGGACCAGCCCGCCCTGCGGGATGCGCTGGTCCAGCTGCACGGGACCATCAGCGACTACAAGGACGTCGGCTCGCACTCGGTCATCTTCATCACCCTGGACCGCGTCGACGTCAGGGATGAGGGTGACAGCCTGGTCTATTTCAACCGTGATTTCCATCGCGTCCAGCGCAACAGGGCTGCCCAACGGTCTCCCTCGCGTACTGCATAA
- a CDS encoding tautomerase family protein — protein sequence MPVLQIYLIEGRTPEQKEAFIAHVTDLAVQDLGVEASSVRVMFLDVPKTDYAIGGKTAKALGR from the coding sequence ATGCCAGTGTTGCAGATCTACCTGATTGAAGGCCGTACCCCAGAGCAGAAGGAAGCATTCATCGCCCACGTGACAGATTTGGCCGTGCAGGACCTCGGCGTCGAAGCCTCGTCAGTGCGCGTCATGTTCCTCGACGTACCCAAGACAGACTACGCCATCGGAGGAAAGACAGCCAAGGCACTCGGCCGATAG